A section of the Kiritimatiellia bacterium genome encodes:
- a CDS encoding glycosyl hydrolase — MKPVAWFRTTSASVALFCGAAAAESLETLQQGFRDPPASHHTVPFWVWNDELTPAEATWWLEEFVRQGIRSVMIHPRPGLRTPYLGERWFELWAHCVREAQRLGMELWIYDENSYPSGFGGGHVPEAMPDAKAVNLVAQESKRPPAWTNAIVAVWRLDGERPDEVSARLSATEALPEGRYLTVLTKTEGRAADWYGGWWYVDLLRPGVTEKFLEVTLEPYRERFADRFGRLIRGTFTDEPHISGTGGLPWTADFAEQFRKRRGYELQPLLAALWVELGDWRRVRHDFARTAHELFVERWAIPYHEYCRRHGLELTGHYWEHQWPLARQVPDNMAMYLWMQRPGIDILFNQYAEGPAAQFGNVRSVRELQSVALQAGRPRTLCEAYGGSGWDVRFEDLKRIGDWLLALGVNTINQHLSHVSIRGARKRDYPVSFSYHAPWWDFYGAQARYFARLQWVLTQGEVPPAAALVIEPTTTCWMYQEGPKASARAVEIAEAFHRLLGWLEAAQIEYELGSEDVIGRIGTAVGGRLRVGRRQYSTVVLPPGTENLSASTVRMLAALLRDGGTVFACGPPPDRVDGQTAEEPARLAREAGWRRIEPEALAGALAPNHAPGARVVRADTAGKLFHHRRRIGDDEMLLLVNTSSNEWSRGHVLTPARSAEDWDAFTGRIFPAPAEVVPSGLRVPFALPPAGSRLLRLSASSGPVPPPAPPASGRRIELAGPIRVRRLDPATLPLDFVEVDCAGRRTNLHVVAAADWIFQQHGLAKNPWRHAVQYRDRLITVSFPPDSGFAATYRFVIDGAPPPDLEAVVERPDLYSIECNGQPVQPAPGAWWLDRAFGRVPIATIARSGTNTLVLRARPMTMLHELDQVVLLGDFLPRPAEKGFAIVPAQPLHLGSWSAQGLPTYAGRVEYSADVEMTAGEPLRVRLPSWWGTVAEVRVADRSAGLIAAPPYELELPADLPAGRHTIAVTVVGTLKNLLGPFHAGPVRGLASPFNMAQAPRGDPPPGAAYDVIPCGLFEPFVVETLR; from the coding sequence ATGAAACCCGTTGCTTGGTTCCGCACGACGTCGGCGTCGGTGGCGCTGTTCTGTGGGGCCGCCGCCGCGGAATCGCTCGAGACGCTGCAGCAGGGGTTTCGCGACCCGCCAGCCAGCCATCACACGGTGCCGTTCTGGGTCTGGAACGACGAGCTGACACCCGCGGAGGCGACGTGGTGGCTGGAGGAGTTTGTGCGGCAGGGTATCCGCTCCGTGATGATCCATCCGCGGCCCGGCCTGCGCACGCCGTATCTGGGCGAGCGGTGGTTTGAGCTGTGGGCGCACTGCGTCCGCGAGGCCCAACGGTTGGGGATGGAGCTTTGGATTTACGATGAGAACTCCTACCCCTCCGGTTTCGGGGGTGGCCACGTGCCCGAGGCGATGCCGGATGCGAAAGCGGTGAATCTGGTTGCGCAGGAGTCGAAGCGGCCACCCGCATGGACGAACGCGATTGTGGCCGTCTGGCGGCTGGACGGCGAGCGGCCGGACGAGGTCAGCGCCCGGCTGAGCGCCACTGAGGCCCTGCCGGAGGGTCGCTACCTCACGGTGCTGACCAAGACGGAGGGCCGCGCCGCAGACTGGTACGGCGGCTGGTGGTACGTGGACCTTTTGCGGCCGGGCGTCACGGAAAAATTCCTGGAGGTGACGCTCGAGCCCTATCGGGAGCGGTTCGCGGACCGGTTCGGACGGCTGATCCGCGGCACCTTCACCGACGAACCGCACATCTCCGGCACCGGCGGCCTGCCGTGGACCGCCGATTTTGCGGAGCAGTTCCGCAAGCGCCGCGGCTATGAGCTGCAACCGCTCCTGGCCGCGCTGTGGGTCGAGCTGGGCGACTGGCGGCGCGTACGGCACGACTTCGCGCGCACCGCGCATGAGCTGTTCGTCGAGCGATGGGCGATCCCCTATCACGAGTACTGCCGCCGGCACGGATTGGAACTGACCGGTCACTACTGGGAGCACCAGTGGCCGCTGGCTCGCCAGGTGCCGGACAACATGGCGATGTACCTCTGGATGCAGCGTCCCGGTATCGACATTCTGTTCAACCAGTACGCGGAGGGACCCGCGGCGCAGTTCGGCAACGTGCGGAGCGTCCGCGAACTTCAGAGCGTCGCGCTGCAGGCGGGGCGGCCGCGCACGCTCTGTGAGGCGTACGGCGGCAGCGGCTGGGACGTGCGGTTCGAGGATCTGAAGCGAATCGGCGATTGGCTGCTGGCGCTGGGCGTGAACACGATCAATCAACACCTATCGCACGTGAGCATCCGGGGTGCTCGCAAACGCGACTACCCGGTCTCGTTCTCCTACCACGCGCCGTGGTGGGACTTCTACGGTGCACAGGCGCGCTACTTCGCTCGGCTACAGTGGGTGCTCACGCAGGGCGAGGTGCCACCCGCCGCCGCGCTCGTGATCGAGCCGACGACGACCTGCTGGATGTACCAGGAGGGGCCGAAGGCCTCCGCGCGCGCCGTCGAGATCGCGGAGGCGTTTCATCGGCTGCTCGGGTGGCTGGAGGCCGCGCAGATCGAGTATGAGCTCGGCAGCGAAGATGTGATCGGGCGAATCGGCACCGCCGTCGGCGGCCGGCTCCGCGTCGGACGGCGCCAGTATTCCACCGTGGTGCTGCCGCCGGGCACCGAAAATCTCTCCGCATCGACGGTACGCATGCTCGCCGCGCTGTTGCGCGACGGCGGCACCGTGTTTGCCTGCGGCCCGCCGCCCGATCGCGTGGACGGCCAGACCGCGGAGGAGCCGGCGCGGCTCGCGCGCGAAGCCGGCTGGCGCCGCATCGAGCCCGAGGCACTCGCCGGGGCGCTCGCGCCGAACCACGCGCCCGGCGCGCGAGTGGTCCGTGCGGACACCGCCGGCAAGCTGTTCCATCACCGGCGCCGCATCGGCGATGACGAGATGCTGCTGCTGGTCAATACCAGTTCCAACGAGTGGAGCCGTGGCCACGTGCTCACACCTGCACGTTCCGCAGAGGATTGGGACGCGTTCACGGGGCGCATCTTCCCCGCTCCCGCAGAGGTTGTGCCGAGCGGCCTTCGCGTGCCGTTCGCGCTGCCCCCTGCGGGCAGCCGCCTGCTGCGGCTCTCCGCCAGCTCCGGCCCCGTCCCGCCGCCGGCGCCGCCAGCCTCCGGGCGCCGCATCGAACTGGCAGGACCGATTCGCGTGCGGCGGCTCGACCCAGCCACGCTGCCGCTGGACTTCGTCGAGGTCGACTGTGCCGGACGACGCACCAACCTGCACGTGGTGGCCGCGGCGGACTGGATCTTCCAGCAGCACGGCCTCGCGAAAAACCCTTGGCGGCATGCGGTGCAGTACCGGGATCGCCTGATCACGGTCTCGTTCCCGCCAGACAGCGGTTTTGCGGCCACGTACCGCTTCGTGATCGACGGTGCGCCACCGCCAGATCTCGAGGCCGTGGTCGAACGGCCGGACCTGTACTCGATCGAATGCAACGGCCAGCCGGTTCAGCCGGCGCCCGGCGCGTGGTGGCTGGATCGCGCCTTCGGTCGCGTGCCGATTGCCACGATCGCCCGTTCCGGCACGAACACGCTGGTGCTGCGGGCGCGTCCGATGACCATGCTGCATGAGCTCGACCAAGTGGTGTTGCTCGGAGACTTCTTGCCGCGTCCCGCGGAGAAGGGATTCGCGATCGTACCGGCGCAGCCACTTCATCTCGGATCGTGGTCCGCCCAAGGGTTGCCGACCTACGCAGGCCGCGTTGAATACAGCGCCGACGTCGAGATGACCGCTGGCGAGCCACTGCGGGTACGGCTGCCCTCGTGGTGGGGCACGGTCGCCGAGGTGCGGGTCGCCGACCGGTCTGCCGGCTTGATCGCCGCGCCGCCGTATGAGCTGGAGTTGCCCGCCGACCTTCCGGCCGGCCGGCACACAATCGCGGTGACCGTTGTCGGCACGCTGAAAAACCTGCTCGGTCCGTTCCACGCGGGGCCGGTGCGCGGGCTGGCCTCCCCGTTCAACATGGCACAGGCGCCCCGGGGAGATCCGCCGCCTGGCGCCGCGTACGACGTGATCCCCTGCGGACTGTTCGAACCCTTCGTCGTCGAGACCCTCCGCTGA
- a CDS encoding BatA domain-containing protein, which yields MTWLNPALLAGAAAAAIPVIIHLLNRRRFRVVRWSAMMFLEDVLRTNRRRIRIEQWLLLAIRAAIPALLALAMARPVITGAGGRIRRAPTSAVILLDNSASMEVGEAGRSALAAAREAAGAMLEELPRGSEAAVIGMAGPLPLAEEPTVDLAQLRQAVADAEGGWGAARPAAALQRAAALLEQRMHHADRLLVIISDFQRANWSTDRAEERRRAWTRLAAQPVPPRVVLLPIRTPPVDNVAVGPVEVSRGMLGAGQTLRVRAAVRLYGGRPRPHTRVHFRVNGVELKNATVRLEPGAVEFVQFAHVFDRAGSHIVEIGTEADAFRPDNVAAASVIVADRLPVRLVSGDPNPVPLRSETAFLELALQPWKTGAGRAVDLVEASTVPEARAEPAHLRDTRVVVLANIRQLSAALVEALATFVREGGGVLVAPGDRASPSWAAAALDEAAGLLPARLSGILGRPDDEAGAVGFAGRWPAHPALAGLREGALSGARIRARYRLEVPIEREDGVLLRLETGEPWMVERRVGEGRVILLGGPVDADWSNLPFQPAFVPLMQELIIYLGSVVHPPRNVDPGERLAARLDENAAAGERAVLTLPDGAVRELPVTVRGLHRVVEFGETDRPGIYRLRPPGGAAPIAWVVRRPPEESELAPVSEQELAALAAEASATVVESPEAFRRLERERREGRELWRAAWWGVLGLLGLELIVQRRLGGRAR from the coding sequence ATGACGTGGTTGAATCCCGCTTTGCTGGCCGGCGCGGCGGCCGCGGCGATCCCGGTGATCATTCACCTGTTGAACCGCCGCCGTTTTCGCGTTGTGCGCTGGAGCGCGATGATGTTTTTGGAGGATGTGCTGCGCACGAACCGGCGCCGCATCCGGATCGAACAGTGGTTGCTGCTGGCGATTCGCGCCGCGATTCCGGCGCTGCTGGCCCTGGCGATGGCCCGGCCCGTGATCACCGGTGCGGGCGGGCGGATCCGTCGGGCGCCGACCTCCGCGGTGATCCTGCTCGACAACAGCGCCTCGATGGAAGTGGGTGAAGCTGGCCGCAGCGCGTTGGCCGCCGCCCGCGAGGCGGCCGGCGCGATGCTGGAGGAACTGCCGCGCGGCTCCGAGGCGGCGGTGATCGGCATGGCGGGGCCGCTGCCGCTGGCGGAGGAGCCGACCGTGGACCTCGCGCAGCTGCGGCAGGCTGTCGCGGACGCGGAGGGGGGCTGGGGCGCCGCCCGGCCCGCGGCGGCGTTGCAGCGCGCTGCCGCGCTGTTGGAGCAGCGCATGCACCATGCCGACCGGCTGCTGGTGATCATCAGCGACTTCCAGCGCGCCAACTGGTCCACGGACCGCGCGGAGGAGCGACGTCGCGCCTGGACGCGCCTGGCGGCGCAGCCGGTACCGCCCCGTGTGGTGCTGCTGCCGATCCGTACGCCGCCGGTCGACAACGTCGCGGTCGGGCCGGTGGAAGTCTCGCGCGGGATGCTGGGAGCGGGCCAGACGCTGCGCGTGCGCGCCGCCGTTCGGCTGTACGGCGGGCGTCCACGGCCGCACACGCGCGTGCACTTCCGGGTGAACGGCGTTGAGTTGAAGAACGCGACGGTCCGGCTGGAGCCGGGAGCGGTTGAATTTGTGCAGTTCGCGCACGTGTTCGATCGTGCGGGCTCTCACATAGTCGAGATCGGAACCGAGGCGGACGCGTTTCGGCCCGACAACGTCGCGGCGGCGTCGGTGATCGTCGCGGACCGGCTGCCGGTGCGGCTGGTCAGTGGCGACCCCAATCCGGTGCCGCTGCGCTCGGAGACCGCGTTTCTGGAACTGGCGTTGCAGCCGTGGAAGACCGGGGCCGGTCGGGCGGTGGACTTGGTTGAGGCCTCCACCGTGCCGGAGGCCCGCGCCGAGCCCGCCCATCTGAGGGACACACGCGTGGTGGTGCTGGCGAACATCCGGCAGTTGTCTGCCGCGTTGGTCGAGGCGCTGGCGACGTTCGTTCGGGAGGGTGGGGGGGTGCTGGTGGCGCCCGGCGACCGCGCGTCCCCCTCGTGGGCGGCGGCAGCGCTGGACGAGGCGGCGGGGCTGCTGCCGGCCCGACTGAGCGGGATCCTGGGCCGCCCGGACGACGAAGCCGGTGCAGTGGGGTTCGCGGGGCGGTGGCCCGCACATCCGGCGCTCGCCGGACTGCGGGAGGGCGCGTTGAGCGGCGCCCGGATTCGTGCGCGCTACCGGCTCGAGGTGCCGATCGAACGTGAGGACGGTGTGCTGCTGCGCCTGGAGACCGGGGAACCGTGGATGGTTGAGCGACGGGTGGGCGAGGGTCGGGTGATCCTGCTCGGCGGACCGGTGGACGCCGATTGGAGCAACCTGCCGTTCCAACCCGCCTTTGTGCCCCTGATGCAGGAGCTGATCATCTACCTGGGTTCGGTGGTGCATCCGCCGCGAAACGTCGACCCCGGCGAGCGCCTTGCCGCACGACTGGATGAGAACGCCGCGGCGGGCGAGCGCGCGGTGTTGACACTGCCGGACGGCGCCGTGCGGGAACTGCCGGTGACGGTGCGCGGACTGCACCGCGTGGTCGAGTTCGGCGAGACCGACCGGCCCGGCATCTACCGGCTGCGACCGCCCGGTGGCGCGGCACCGATCGCCTGGGTGGTGCGTCGTCCGCCGGAGGAATCGGAGCTGGCGCCAGTGTCGGAGCAGGAGCTGGCTGCGCTCGCCGCCGAGGCCTCCGCAACGGTGGTCGAGTCGCCGGAGGCGTTCCGGCGTCTGGAGCGCGAGCGGCGGGAAGGCCGGGAGCTGTGGCGCGCCGCCTGGTGGGGTGTGCTCGGACTGCTCGGGCTGGAGCTCATCGTCCAGCGGCGGCTCGGGGGACGCGCGCGGTGA
- a CDS encoding MoxR family ATPase — protein sequence MTAEPTMSHEDLRRAEELRDAYRRITAELARFIVGQEDVIEQLVIAILARGHCLLEGVPGLAKTMMVRSLARTMDLSFRRIQFTPDLMPADITGTDIIQEEPGGRRQLVFQPGPIFAQMILADEINRTPPKTQAALLEAMQEHSVTVGNRTWPLQEPFFVLATQNPIEQEGTYPLPEAQRDRFMFHVGVDYPSRDQEREILARTTGLYEAELRPVITGDQILACQRIVRAVPVPDHVTEYVLDLVRRCRPKEPDAFPFLRELVEWGPGPRAAQVLILGAKVRAILRGRYHATIADVVALARPALRHRIVPTFNAEAEGITPVQIVERALAELPAVEPEPAV from the coding sequence ATGACCGCCGAACCCACGATGAGCCATGAGGATCTTCGCCGTGCGGAGGAACTTCGCGACGCGTACCGCCGCATCACCGCGGAGCTGGCGCGGTTCATCGTCGGTCAAGAGGATGTGATTGAGCAGCTCGTGATCGCGATCCTCGCCCGTGGCCATTGTCTGCTCGAAGGCGTGCCCGGCCTGGCGAAGACGATGATGGTCCGGAGCCTCGCGCGCACGATGGACCTCTCGTTTCGGAGGATTCAGTTCACCCCGGACCTGATGCCGGCCGACATCACCGGCACCGACATCATCCAGGAGGAACCCGGCGGCCGCCGCCAGCTGGTGTTCCAGCCGGGTCCGATTTTCGCGCAGATGATTCTCGCGGACGAGATCAACCGTACCCCGCCGAAAACGCAGGCGGCGCTGCTGGAGGCGATGCAGGAACATTCGGTGACCGTCGGGAACCGCACCTGGCCGTTGCAGGAGCCGTTCTTTGTGCTCGCGACACAGAATCCGATCGAGCAGGAGGGCACCTACCCGCTCCCCGAGGCGCAGCGCGACCGATTCATGTTCCACGTGGGCGTGGACTATCCGAGCCGGGACCAGGAGCGGGAAATTCTCGCCCGCACCACGGGGCTGTACGAAGCGGAGCTGCGACCGGTGATCACCGGCGATCAGATTCTCGCCTGTCAGCGCATTGTTCGAGCGGTGCCGGTGCCGGACCACGTGACCGAATACGTGTTGGATCTCGTCCGCCGCTGTCGCCCGAAAGAACCGGACGCATTTCCGTTTCTGCGCGAGCTGGTCGAGTGGGGACCGGGACCGCGGGCGGCGCAGGTGCTGATTCTCGGCGCAAAGGTCCGCGCGATTCTGCGGGGACGCTACCACGCGACGATTGCGGACGTGGTCGCGCTTGCCCGGCCGGCGTTGCGGCATCGGATCGTTCCGACGTTCAACGCAGAGGCGGAGGGAATCACGCCGGTGCAGATCGTGGAGCGCGCGCTTGCCGAGCTGCCGGCGGTCGAGCCGGAACCGGCGGTCTGA
- a CDS encoding DUF58 domain-containing protein: MAVRPPLLSADDLRRLATLQVLARSVVEGFCSGLHRSPHKGFSVEFREHRAYVPGDEIRRLDWKLYGRRDRFYVREFEDETNVRATLVLDASGSMAYGDPSKLEYAARLAAGLAWLLLQQSDAVGLLTFDTAPRRYIPPRARPGHLRVLTDALERTVAGGETDLGGVLHDVAARVHRRGLLIVISDCLGPLPQLLAALAHLRFVHHDVSVIQVLHPDEIEFPFRGWTRFESLERAGHARLLDPAVLREAYRRRVDEFQRDLRRGCHRHRVDWTLMTTDRPWAESLARHLARRRRRA, translated from the coding sequence GTGGCGGTGCGTCCACCGCTGTTGTCCGCCGATGACTTGCGGCGCCTCGCGACACTGCAGGTGCTGGCCCGTTCGGTGGTGGAGGGGTTCTGCAGCGGTCTGCACCGTTCTCCGCACAAGGGCTTTAGCGTCGAGTTCCGCGAGCACCGCGCGTACGTGCCGGGCGACGAGATCCGCCGTCTCGACTGGAAGCTCTACGGCCGCCGGGACCGGTTCTACGTGCGCGAGTTCGAGGACGAGACGAACGTGCGCGCGACGCTCGTGCTGGACGCAAGCGGCTCGATGGCCTACGGGGATCCGAGCAAGCTCGAGTATGCCGCCCGGCTGGCGGCGGGTCTGGCCTGGTTGCTGCTTCAGCAGTCGGACGCAGTGGGGCTGCTGACGTTCGACACCGCGCCGCGCCGCTACATACCGCCCCGCGCACGCCCTGGCCACCTGCGCGTGCTCACCGACGCGCTCGAGCGCACTGTCGCCGGCGGTGAAACCGACCTCGGCGGTGTGCTGCATGACGTCGCTGCGCGTGTGCACCGGCGGGGGCTGCTGATCGTCATTTCCGACTGCCTCGGCCCGCTGCCGCAGCTGCTTGCGGCGCTGGCGCACCTGCGGTTTGTCCACCACGACGTTTCGGTGATTCAGGTGCTGCATCCGGACGAGATCGAGTTTCCCTTCCGCGGGTGGACGCGGTTCGAGTCGCTCGAACGCGCCGGCCACGCGCGGCTGCTGGATCCCGCCGTGCTGCGCGAGGCGTACCGGCGCCGGGTGGATGAGTTCCAGCGGGACCTGCGCCGCGGATGCCATCGTCATCGGGTGGACTGGACGTTGATGACGACCGACCGGCCCTGGGCGGAGTCGCTGGCGCGCCATCTGGCGCGGCGACGGAGGCGGGCATGA